One genomic window of Borrelia coriaceae includes the following:
- the bdr gene encoding Bdr family repetitive protein: MQESSLQSVRSVQIFNGHITEDMIYQEFIRLGMQEFIANDLSKRYYHNELTYKDIEYLENNFNFRFEKLEEKIDGVEKRLEQKIDGVKDKINDVQKGLEDKINGVQKGLEDKINGVQKGLEDKINGVEKRLEDKIDNVEKKLEDKIDNVENNLNVKIDSKFNELSNKIDINKMELDNKIDNVDNKIDTKFNELDNKIDLNKMELKSTLRVHDWMLGTIITMCLGILLTLIFK; the protein is encoded by the coding sequence ATGCAAGAATCATCATTACAGTCTGTTAGAAGTGTACAAATATTTAATGGTCATATAACTGAGGATATGATCTATCAAGAATTTATAAGGCTTGGAATGCAAGAGTTTATTGCAAATGATCTTTCTAAAAGATATTACCATAATGAACTTACTTACAAAGATATTGAGTATTTAGAAAATAATTTTAATTTTAGATTTGAAAAACTAGAAGAGAAGATTGATGGTGTAGAGAAGAGATTAGAACAGAAGATTGATGGTGTAAAAGATAAAATAAATGATGTACAGAAGGGATTAGAAGACAAAATAAATGGTGTACAGAAGGGATTAGAAGACAAAATAAATGGTGTACAGAAGGGATTAGAAGACAAAATAAATGGTGTAGAAAAAAGATTAGAAGATAAAATAGATAATGTAGAGAAGAAACTAGAAGATAAAATAGATAATGTAGAGAATAATTTAAATGTAAAGATAGATAGTAAATTTAATGAGCTCTCTAATAAGATAGACATTAACAAGATGGAGTTAGATAATAAGATAGATAATGTAGATAATAAGATAGATACTAAGTTTAATGAATTAGATAACAAGATAGACCTTAATAAGATGGAACTTAAGAGTACGTTAAGAGTGCATGATTGGATGTTAGGAACAATTATTACTATGTGTTTAGGAATATTATTAACTTTGATATTTAAGTAG